The Paraburkholderia sabiae genome includes a region encoding these proteins:
- a CDS encoding hybrid-cluster NAD(P)-dependent oxidoreductase, giving the protein MNSVERMFDPAPEADDRLSNASTWESGGALWASGEQKTLTCCRVVDETHDVKSFEFRVGDGSPVRFEPGQFMTVSAQVQGQSVERCYTISSPPTRPYLLSITVKRVPGGTMSNWLHDNMKPGSELRAYGPSGSFTPTAAPAAKSLYLSAGSGVTPLMSMTRASIDLGLDRDIVFVHSARTPADIVFRKELQRLTELSPRLRTFFVCEGVGDEGGWSGPTGRLSLRLLSEWVPDYIEREVFTCGPAGYMNAARGLLREGGHNPARYHQESFDISAGVAPEPAAPANDAPQATFSVKLSRSSRTFTVNAADTVLSAARKAGVAIPSSCSQGICGTCKTKVLEGTVDMNHNGGIREREVQKGFRLLCCSRPTSDLVLEL; this is encoded by the coding sequence ATGAACTCGGTAGAAAGAATGTTCGACCCCGCCCCCGAAGCTGACGACAGACTCTCGAACGCAAGCACCTGGGAAAGCGGCGGCGCGCTCTGGGCCAGTGGCGAACAGAAGACGCTGACGTGTTGCCGCGTCGTGGACGAGACCCACGACGTGAAGAGCTTCGAATTTCGCGTCGGCGATGGTTCGCCCGTGCGGTTCGAGCCTGGCCAGTTCATGACGGTATCGGCTCAGGTGCAGGGACAATCGGTCGAACGCTGCTACACGATTTCTTCTCCTCCGACGCGCCCCTATCTGCTGTCGATCACCGTCAAGCGCGTACCGGGCGGCACCATGTCGAACTGGCTTCACGACAACATGAAGCCCGGCAGCGAGTTGCGCGCATACGGTCCGTCCGGCAGCTTCACGCCGACCGCCGCGCCTGCTGCGAAGTCGTTGTATCTGTCGGCTGGGTCGGGCGTCACGCCGTTGATGTCGATGACACGCGCGAGCATCGACCTCGGTCTGGACCGCGACATCGTGTTCGTGCATAGCGCGCGGACGCCTGCCGACATCGTCTTTCGAAAGGAATTGCAGCGGCTCACCGAGCTTTCTCCGCGCCTGCGGACGTTCTTCGTATGCGAAGGCGTCGGAGATGAAGGCGGCTGGTCAGGACCGACAGGCCGACTCAGTCTCCGGCTTCTGTCGGAGTGGGTGCCCGATTACATCGAGCGCGAAGTATTCACGTGCGGTCCCGCCGGCTACATGAACGCCGCGCGCGGGTTGCTTCGCGAAGGCGGGCACAACCCGGCGCGCTACCACCAGGAAAGCTTCGACATCAGCGCCGGCGTCGCACCGGAGCCCGCTGCACCGGCAAACGATGCACCTCAAGCTACTTTCAGCGTCAAGCTCTCGCGCTCATCGCGGACGTTCACGGTGAACGCCGCCGATACGGTGCTCTCTGCCGCGAGGAAAGCCGGTGTGGCCATTCCATCGTCGTGCAGTCAGGGCATCTGCGGTACGTGCAAGACGAAAGTGCTCGAAGGCACCGTCGACATGAATCACAACGGCGGCATTCGCGAGCGGGAAGTGCAAAAAGGATTTCGACTGCTTTGCTGCAGCCGTCCGACCTCGGACCTCGTACTCGAGCTTTGA
- a CDS encoding M24 family metallopeptidase, producing MTDDPLLDAGTAATSDSKQSVLRDVRAYRLARVQEQLRKHKCPAILLYDPVNIRYATDTSNMQVWAGRNPARYVMVFADGRIVAWEFHSSEHVWDGLDLNVELRGALSWTFFNAGHEAERRAETWGAEIVDVFRKNAPGDSVLAVDRLDPFGTACLEKHGLTLLDGQALMETARLIKSPGELVLIGESLRTAEKGIARMRRELRPGLTENDIWANLHYENIRNGGEWIETRLLASGDRTNPWMHECSSRVLQAGDLLAFDTDMVGPNGYCSDISRTWLVGDGRPSDQQRKLYDLAYTQVHFNMDVLQAGMTFREFSEKAWKIPDEYIKNRYCCLAHGIGMVDEYPSIAHQVDWESSGYDGVFEVGMTVCVESYIGAEGGTQGVKLEQQVVLTDNGCVSLTDCSFETDWL from the coding sequence ATGACGGATGATCCTCTGCTGGATGCAGGTACAGCCGCAACAAGCGATTCGAAGCAAAGCGTACTGCGCGACGTCCGGGCTTATCGGCTCGCTCGCGTGCAGGAGCAGCTACGCAAGCACAAATGCCCCGCAATCCTGCTCTACGATCCGGTCAACATCCGGTATGCGACCGATACATCGAACATGCAGGTATGGGCGGGCCGCAATCCCGCGCGATACGTGATGGTCTTCGCGGACGGCCGCATCGTCGCGTGGGAATTTCACAGCAGTGAGCACGTATGGGATGGTCTCGATCTGAACGTCGAATTACGCGGCGCACTGAGCTGGACGTTTTTCAATGCGGGTCATGAAGCGGAGCGTCGCGCTGAAACCTGGGGCGCCGAAATAGTCGACGTGTTCCGAAAAAACGCGCCGGGCGACAGTGTATTGGCAGTGGATCGACTCGACCCGTTCGGCACGGCCTGTCTGGAGAAGCACGGACTTACGCTGCTCGACGGGCAAGCTTTGATGGAAACGGCGCGCCTGATCAAGTCACCCGGCGAACTCGTTCTGATCGGCGAGTCTTTGCGTACGGCCGAAAAAGGAATCGCGCGTATGCGTCGTGAGCTTCGTCCGGGACTCACCGAAAACGACATCTGGGCCAACCTCCACTACGAGAACATTCGAAACGGTGGCGAGTGGATCGAAACACGACTGCTCGCATCCGGCGACCGCACCAATCCCTGGATGCACGAATGCTCCAGCCGTGTTTTGCAGGCCGGCGATCTGCTCGCGTTCGATACCGACATGGTCGGTCCGAACGGCTACTGCTCGGATATTTCGCGCACATGGCTCGTCGGCGACGGCCGTCCTTCCGATCAGCAACGCAAGCTGTACGATCTCGCGTATACACAGGTCCACTTCAATATGGACGTCCTGCAAGCGGGCATGACATTCCGTGAGTTCTCGGAAAAGGCATGGAAGATCCCCGACGAGTACATCAAGAACCGATATTGCTGTCTCGCGCACGGCATCGGCATGGTCGACGAATATCCGTCGATTGCGCACCAGGTCGATTGGGAAAGCTCGGGTTACGACGGCGTGTTCGAAGTCGGAATGACGGTGTGCGTCGAGAGTTACATCGGCGCGGAAGGCGGGACGCAGGGCGTCAAGCTCGAACAACAGGTCGTGCTCACGGACAACGGTTGCGTCTCGCTGACGGATTGCAGCTTCGAGACCGACTGGCTTTGA
- a CDS encoding dimethylsulfoniopropionate lyase, which produces MSNRPEHIETFVRIAEDLFQSDKLPEAGRAVASRIFERLRIPSDDGKRHTTRYPACEFIDAALAPVIDLPTQIGAAARTIKLLEPALGWTRRTTGSHGSDNYIEGHVHGMICGPGGAESRYDVQLGFSVMAPNVRYPDHSHPPEEAYVLFTAGEFRQKDGDWVNPGIGGGIHNAPGSQHAMRSGSNPFLAMWCLLT; this is translated from the coding sequence ATGAGCAACCGACCGGAACACATCGAAACGTTCGTTCGAATAGCCGAGGACCTCTTTCAGTCAGACAAGCTGCCTGAGGCGGGAAGAGCCGTTGCGTCTCGCATCTTCGAACGGTTACGCATTCCATCGGATGACGGCAAGCGACACACCACCCGCTATCCCGCATGCGAATTTATCGATGCGGCATTGGCACCCGTCATCGACCTGCCGACGCAAATCGGCGCAGCGGCACGAACCATCAAATTGCTCGAGCCTGCGTTGGGCTGGACGCGTCGCACGACGGGATCGCACGGTAGCGACAACTACATCGAAGGCCACGTGCACGGCATGATTTGCGGACCCGGCGGCGCCGAAAGCCGCTATGACGTGCAACTGGGCTTTTCCGTCATGGCACCCAACGTCCGATACCCGGACCACAGCCATCCTCCGGAAGAGGCGTATGTGCTCTTTACAGCCGGGGAATTTCGTCAGAAAGACGGCGACTGGGTGAATCCGGGAATCGGCGGCGGCATACATAACGCGCCGGGAAGCCAGCATGCAATGCGATCCGGCTCGAATCCTTTTCTTGCGATGTGGTGTCTCCTGACTTGA
- a CDS encoding porin, whose protein sequence is MKHVVLASAAGLVALTPALVNAQSAVTLYGLVDAGITYTNNQKGASNIQQTSGKLSGSRWGLRGVEDLGGGLNAIFTLESGFRPNDGTSAQGGRLFGRQAFVGVQKTGIGTLTLGRQYEPVTDLVSQYAGPGFWSPSTHIGDNDNLNQTFRVNNAVKFRSDTIAGLTVDGLYAFSNQANSGSGTGFSNNRAWGVAANYVNGPFSIGGGYNVLNHPNAASNTSGAIGGASTTSGDDYSGAFFYGLNGGVVRQQIAAAGTNYTIGAATLGFAWSHTQLDYSDGSSRKFNNYDLNARYLFTPAFTLIGVYTYTDGRATNLPGTNGANLKPRWHQFTLGVDYALSKRTDVYLSAAYQLAAGDASTRVGSGYQKIATIADAGTASSTNRQVAVFSGLRVKF, encoded by the coding sequence ATGAAACATGTTGTTCTTGCCAGCGCCGCTGGCCTGGTCGCGCTGACGCCCGCACTCGTGAATGCACAAAGCGCCGTCACGCTGTATGGCCTCGTCGATGCGGGCATCACCTATACGAACAATCAGAAAGGCGCGAGCAACATCCAGCAGACGAGCGGCAAGCTGAGCGGCAGCCGCTGGGGACTGCGCGGCGTCGAAGATCTCGGCGGCGGGTTGAATGCGATCTTCACGCTCGAAAGCGGCTTCCGTCCCAACGACGGCACGTCGGCGCAAGGCGGCCGTCTGTTCGGGCGTCAGGCGTTCGTCGGCGTGCAGAAGACGGGCATCGGCACGCTCACGCTCGGCCGGCAATACGAACCCGTGACGGACCTCGTCTCGCAGTACGCCGGTCCCGGCTTCTGGTCGCCTTCGACGCACATCGGCGACAACGACAATCTGAACCAGACGTTCCGCGTGAACAACGCGGTCAAGTTCCGCAGCGACACGATTGCAGGGCTGACCGTCGACGGCCTCTATGCGTTCAGCAATCAGGCGAATAGCGGCAGCGGAACGGGCTTCAGTAACAATCGCGCGTGGGGCGTGGCCGCGAACTATGTGAACGGACCGTTCTCGATTGGCGGCGGATATAACGTGCTGAATCATCCGAATGCGGCATCGAACACGAGCGGCGCAATCGGCGGTGCATCGACGACATCCGGCGACGACTACAGCGGCGCGTTCTTTTACGGCTTGAACGGCGGCGTCGTGCGTCAGCAGATTGCGGCGGCGGGCACGAACTATACGATCGGCGCGGCCACGCTCGGGTTCGCGTGGAGCCACACGCAACTCGACTATAGCGACGGCTCGTCGCGCAAGTTCAACAACTACGATCTGAATGCGCGCTATCTGTTCACGCCTGCTTTCACGCTGATCGGCGTCTACACCTACACCGACGGACGCGCGACGAATCTGCCCGGCACGAATGGCGCGAATCTGAAGCCGCGCTGGCATCAGTTCACGCTCGGCGTCGACTATGCGTTGTCGAAGCGCACCGACGTGTATCTGTCGGCGGCCTATCAACTCGCGGCGGGCGATGCTTCGACACGCGTCGGCAGCGGATATCAGAAGATCGCAACGATCGCCGACGCAGGCACGGCTTCATCGACAAACCGGCAAGTGGCCGTTTTCTCGGGCCTGCGCGTGAAGTTCTAA
- a CDS encoding lactonase family protein: protein MIRSLQRDRLTRYGFALFFVVLMSGCKSIATQATGAQTDLVYVGTQDSRIHALRLDTSTGKLDTIGVVASGTRSTWVTSHPQLPVLYAVDDDNSREGSVTAYAVNRATGALTKMNAVLAGGTGTTNLLLDTPATTLLAANYGSGSVSSIVVQPDGSLGPLVSTVKETGSGPNRRQASAHAHSAVVDPSGRYVLVPDFGADRVFVYGFDRTTHALSADDNVHAFAVPPGSGPRHLAFGSSGQFVYLLTELSAEIMVLRWDASKGRLSPVQTLPVTSESFKGVKSGAEIAVSRDGRFVYVENRAENELVVYRVDGESGMLSLIQRTSSGGEKPWGFAIGPSGKWMLVANQQNGKVNVFAIDSSSGKLSNTGESADMPTPVAIDFVQ from the coding sequence ATGATTCGGTCCCTCCAGAGAGACAGGCTGACGCGTTATGGTTTCGCACTCTTCTTCGTCGTGTTGATGAGCGGGTGCAAGAGCATCGCAACGCAAGCGACAGGCGCGCAAACCGACCTCGTGTATGTCGGTACGCAAGATAGCCGGATTCATGCGCTGCGCCTCGATACATCGACGGGCAAGCTCGACACAATCGGTGTCGTCGCCAGCGGCACGCGATCGACGTGGGTGACGTCGCATCCTCAACTACCCGTTCTCTACGCCGTCGACGACGACAATTCGCGCGAAGGAAGCGTCACGGCCTACGCAGTGAATCGCGCGACGGGCGCACTGACGAAAATGAATGCGGTGCTGGCGGGCGGCACGGGCACGACGAATCTTCTGCTGGACACGCCTGCGACGACCTTGCTCGCCGCGAACTACGGCAGCGGTTCTGTGTCGAGCATCGTGGTTCAACCGGACGGCAGTCTCGGCCCGCTCGTATCGACGGTCAAGGAAACAGGTTCGGGACCGAACCGGCGGCAGGCGAGCGCGCATGCGCATAGTGCCGTGGTCGATCCTTCGGGACGATACGTGCTCGTTCCCGACTTCGGCGCGGATCGCGTGTTCGTGTATGGCTTCGATCGGACGACGCATGCGTTGTCGGCCGATGACAACGTGCACGCCTTTGCCGTGCCACCCGGCAGCGGGCCGCGTCATCTCGCGTTCGGATCGAGCGGCCAGTTCGTTTATCTGCTCACGGAGTTGTCGGCGGAGATCATGGTGCTGCGCTGGGACGCTTCAAAAGGGCGGTTAAGCCCCGTGCAGACATTGCCTGTGACCAGCGAATCATTCAAAGGCGTGAAAAGCGGCGCCGAAATCGCAGTGAGCCGCGATGGGCGTTTCGTTTATGTCGAGAATCGCGCGGAGAATGAACTGGTTGTTTATCGTGTGGACGGCGAATCGGGCATGCTCTCGCTGATTCAACGCACATCGTCGGGTGGTGAAAAACCGTGGGGTTTTGCCATCGGTCCTTCGGGAAAGTGGATGCTGGTTGCCAACCAGCAGAACGGCAAAGTCAATGTATTCGCCATCGACTCCTCATCCGGCAAGCTGTCCAATACGGGAGAGTCGGCGGACATGCCGACTCCCGTCGCTATCGACTTCGTGCAGTGA
- a CDS encoding helix-turn-helix domain-containing protein, giving the protein MTYSAMTKVQPKWNGKEKHATVPKVRLYVERPEEKNWLVHVGHVTDRGRWRTEPHAHPAYGQVIYVRSGRGVMNLEGSSVPFEGPCALLLPTECVHGLDYEVDADRWVVTIEVAYLTQINAKLHEFIGLWAAPRMIPLADSTDTGVAFYSLIQRLKQEVESDSVGHVVGTEALLTTLLLMLLREASLDQTGSESATRNDIRLVDRFRKLIDQHYRENLPLQDYASMMAVSLVQLRAACASATEQSPTKMIHARIITEAKRDLIFGNMSVEQIAFGLGFADAAYFTRFFRREVGQAPSQFRAAARQ; this is encoded by the coding sequence ATGACGTACAGTGCCATGACGAAGGTTCAACCCAAGTGGAACGGCAAGGAGAAGCATGCGACCGTTCCGAAGGTCCGTTTGTACGTCGAGCGCCCGGAGGAGAAGAACTGGCTGGTACACGTCGGGCATGTCACGGACCGGGGCCGCTGGCGGACGGAACCTCACGCGCATCCCGCTTATGGCCAGGTGATCTACGTTCGTAGCGGACGCGGCGTCATGAATCTGGAAGGCAGCAGCGTGCCGTTCGAAGGGCCTTGCGCGTTGCTGTTGCCGACCGAATGCGTGCATGGTCTCGATTACGAAGTCGACGCCGACCGCTGGGTCGTGACGATCGAAGTCGCCTATCTGACCCAGATCAACGCCAAACTTCACGAATTCATCGGGCTGTGGGCGGCGCCTCGCATGATCCCGCTTGCGGATTCCACCGATACAGGAGTGGCGTTTTACAGCCTGATTCAACGTCTCAAGCAGGAAGTCGAGTCCGACTCGGTCGGTCACGTAGTCGGCACGGAAGCATTGCTGACCACGCTTCTGCTCATGCTGCTGCGTGAGGCGAGCCTGGATCAGACGGGCAGCGAAAGCGCGACGCGCAACGATATCCGCCTCGTCGACCGGTTCCGCAAACTGATCGACCAGCACTACCGCGAGAATCTGCCGTTGCAGGACTATGCATCGATGATGGCGGTGTCTCTCGTGCAACTGCGGGCCGCGTGTGCGTCCGCCACGGAGCAGAGCCCGACCAAGATGATTCATGCGCGCATCATCACCGAGGCGAAGCGTGATCTCATCTTCGGCAATATGTCGGTGGAGCAGATCGCATTTGGATTGGGCTTCGCCGATGCCGCCTATTTCACGCGCTTTTTCCGCAGGGAAGTGGGTCAAGCGCCGAGTCAGTTCCGCGCGGCGGCAAGGCAATAA
- a CDS encoding porin: protein MKKLIVLLSGVACVCAVDVAHAQSSVTLYGVIDNGLEYQNPGTAAVTRAVSGGLFASRYGFKGSEDIGGGLHVNFQLEQGFSSITGAASNSAAAFNRQAWVGMSGGFGEMRFGLQNTPQYIFMNPELDPLAVMSIASPMNNFNSLTVRVNNAISYFTPTVYGLTAQFMVAMRDSTTKPSNGLQFYNAAVRYVNGPFHLAAGYEQAANAAGTSILKIFNAGASVKVGAARFFLAYHTERQTDDSVKRDVYEASGSYLFGPADQVAVLYGYAHDRTGQGNNAQQIGLSYEHYLSKVTTLYASAGFIQNRNQAHFTLNGTAYIGVTVAPGANTRGITLGIVHTF, encoded by the coding sequence ATGAAGAAGCTCATTGTTCTGCTATCCGGCGTCGCGTGCGTATGCGCAGTAGACGTTGCTCACGCTCAATCGTCCGTCACGCTGTATGGCGTGATCGACAATGGACTCGAATATCAGAACCCGGGCACGGCGGCGGTGACGCGCGCGGTATCGGGCGGATTGTTCGCAAGCCGGTATGGCTTCAAGGGAAGCGAAGATATCGGCGGCGGCCTGCATGTGAATTTTCAACTGGAGCAGGGCTTTTCGAGCATCACTGGCGCGGCGTCGAATTCCGCCGCTGCGTTCAACCGGCAGGCGTGGGTCGGCATGTCGGGCGGTTTCGGCGAAATGCGTTTCGGGCTTCAGAACACGCCGCAATACATCTTCATGAACCCCGAACTCGATCCGCTCGCGGTGATGAGCATCGCGTCGCCGATGAACAACTTCAACAGCCTCACGGTGCGCGTCAACAACGCGATCTCGTACTTCACGCCGACCGTCTACGGGCTGACTGCGCAGTTCATGGTCGCGATGCGCGATTCGACGACGAAGCCGAGCAACGGCCTGCAGTTCTACAACGCGGCTGTCCGCTATGTGAACGGTCCGTTTCATCTGGCCGCAGGCTACGAGCAGGCCGCGAACGCGGCGGGCACGTCGATCCTGAAGATATTCAATGCGGGCGCATCCGTGAAGGTCGGTGCGGCGCGCTTCTTTCTCGCGTATCACACGGAACGTCAGACCGACGACAGCGTGAAGCGCGACGTCTACGAAGCATCGGGTTCGTATCTGTTCGGCCCTGCGGATCAGGTCGCCGTGCTGTACGGCTATGCGCACGATCGAACGGGTCAGGGAAACAATGCGCAGCAGATCGGTCTTTCTTACGAACACTATCTTTCGAAAGTGACGACGCTGTACGCGTCGGCCGGCTTCATCCAGAACCGCAATCAGGCGCACTTCACGCTGAACGGCACCGCGTATATAGGCGTGACGGTCGCGCCGGGCGCCAATACGCGCGGCATTACGCTCGGCATCGTGCATACGTTCTGA
- a CDS encoding methyl-accepting chemotaxis protein yields MRLSTRLIVLVTTALLGIACVVALSLHELNDALIANRQAEAVNLLTKAEHMVQSYRELEASGKMTRDEAQAAAKRTLDALNADKKSYYWVMNPNGLMLVHPVAELVGRRMVGKGALPGETDLDAYARGLSANHYALVDVLIQRSPNGPYEAKLQGIVAVPEWNWWIGTGFFYDNIEAAFWRAATRLIAISAAILVAVCLMAWYMTKSIRKTLGGEPADAAAFAAQIASGNLAADIKLATTDRHSLMYALHEMKLKLRELVHDIQQTSESIATGSSEISQGNTDLSQRTEEQAASLQETAASMEQLTTTVQHNADNARQASQLALQASAASRSGGDAVDQVVGTMQGIVEQSHKIGDIIGVIEGIAFQTNILALNAAVEAARAGEEGRGFAVVASEVRSLAQRSASAAKDIKGLIETSVARVDQGTSQVADAGERMREILQSIARVSDIMGEIAAASTEQSTGIEQVNRAVSQMDEVTQQNAALVEQAAAAAGSLDDQAARLRASVSQFRLS; encoded by the coding sequence ATGAGACTTTCTACCCGACTGATTGTCCTGGTCACCACCGCGCTATTGGGGATAGCGTGCGTCGTCGCCCTGTCGCTGCACGAACTCAACGATGCGCTGATCGCGAACCGTCAGGCCGAAGCCGTCAATCTGCTCACCAAGGCCGAGCACATGGTGCAGTCGTACCGCGAGCTGGAAGCGAGCGGCAAGATGACACGCGACGAAGCCCAGGCCGCCGCGAAACGCACGCTGGACGCGCTCAACGCCGACAAGAAGAGCTACTACTGGGTGATGAACCCGAACGGCCTGATGCTCGTGCATCCCGTTGCCGAACTCGTCGGCAGGCGCATGGTCGGCAAAGGCGCATTGCCGGGCGAAACAGACCTGGACGCCTACGCGCGCGGTTTGTCGGCGAATCACTATGCGCTCGTCGACGTACTGATCCAGCGCTCGCCGAACGGCCCGTACGAAGCGAAATTGCAGGGTATCGTCGCGGTTCCCGAGTGGAACTGGTGGATCGGGACGGGCTTCTTCTACGACAACATCGAGGCCGCGTTCTGGCGCGCCGCCACGCGCCTGATCGCGATTTCGGCGGCGATTCTCGTTGCCGTGTGCCTGATGGCCTGGTACATGACGAAGAGCATTCGCAAGACGCTCGGCGGCGAGCCGGCGGACGCAGCGGCCTTCGCCGCGCAGATCGCGTCGGGCAATCTCGCGGCCGACATCAAGCTCGCCACGACGGACCGGCATAGCCTGATGTACGCGCTGCACGAGATGAAGCTGAAGCTCCGCGAACTCGTGCACGACATCCAGCAGACCAGCGAATCCATCGCGACCGGCTCGAGCGAAATCTCGCAAGGCAACACGGACCTGTCGCAACGCACCGAGGAACAGGCGGCATCGCTGCAGGAAACGGCCGCCAGCATGGAGCAACTGACGACGACCGTGCAGCACAACGCCGACAATGCGCGTCAGGCGAGCCAGCTTGCATTGCAGGCGTCGGCGGCGAGCAGGAGCGGCGGCGACGCCGTCGATCAGGTCGTCGGCACGATGCAGGGCATCGTCGAGCAGTCGCACAAGATCGGCGACATCATCGGCGTGATCGAAGGCATTGCATTCCAGACGAACATTCTCGCGTTGAACGCAGCCGTGGAAGCGGCGCGTGCAGGCGAAGAAGGCCGCGGCTTCGCCGTCGTCGCGAGCGAAGTGCGCTCGCTCGCGCAACGCAGCGCGTCCGCTGCCAAGGACATCAAGGGGCTGATCGAAACGTCGGTTGCGCGCGTCGATCAAGGCACGAGTCAGGTCGCCGACGCGGGCGAACGGATGCGCGAGATCCTGCAATCGATCGCGCGCGTGAGCGACATCATGGGCGAAATCGCGGCGGCATCGACGGAACAAAGCACGGGCATCGAGCAGGTGAACCGCGCCGTCTCGCAGATGGACGAAGTGACCCAGCAGAACGCGGCGCTTGTCGAACAGGCCGCCGCTGCGGCAGGTTCACTCGACGATCAGGCCGCGCGTCTGCGTGCTTCCGTTTCGCAGTTCAGACTGAGCTGA
- a CDS encoding type 2 periplasmic-binding domain-containing protein — translation MTTTLTEVPTLRTNLATYPVTKALKEGRVASDIVDLDFCGPTPAHNGFKAMVRESKFDAGELAIVTFLQAKAYGKPYVLLPTPISGRFQHHCAGFNIDFGHLDPKDIEGKPVGVCTYTQTTALWIRGILRHEYGVDLDKVTWMTLGDGHLAEYRDPNNCVRLPAGSSIPQMMLDGELSAALLGEDMPKDERVRTLVPDAKAAAKDWFAREGVVPINHMFVVHEDLPKKHPEIVRELYRMIVESRALTEGGVPAVFPPIGLEANRKGIQLAIDWALDQKIIPHRLSVDELFDDVTGSLG, via the coding sequence ATGACAACGACGCTCACCGAAGTGCCGACGCTGCGCACCAACCTGGCGACGTATCCCGTGACGAAAGCGCTGAAGGAAGGGCGCGTCGCCTCGGATATCGTCGATCTCGACTTTTGCGGACCCACGCCCGCGCACAACGGCTTCAAGGCGATGGTGCGCGAGAGCAAATTCGACGCGGGCGAACTGGCGATCGTCACGTTCCTGCAGGCGAAGGCGTACGGCAAGCCCTACGTGCTGTTGCCGACACCGATCTCGGGCCGCTTCCAGCATCACTGCGCGGGCTTCAACATCGACTTCGGTCATCTCGATCCGAAAGATATCGAAGGCAAGCCGGTCGGCGTGTGCACCTACACGCAGACGACGGCGCTCTGGATTCGCGGCATTCTGCGCCACGAATACGGCGTCGATCTCGACAAGGTCACGTGGATGACGCTCGGCGACGGGCATCTCGCCGAGTATCGCGATCCGAACAACTGCGTGCGCCTGCCAGCAGGATCGTCGATTCCGCAGATGATGCTCGACGGCGAACTGAGCGCGGCGCTGCTCGGCGAAGACATGCCGAAGGACGAACGCGTGCGCACGCTCGTGCCCGATGCGAAGGCCGCCGCGAAAGACTGGTTCGCGCGCGAAGGGGTGGTGCCCATCAATCACATGTTCGTCGTGCACGAAGATCTGCCGAAGAAACATCCCGAGATCGTGCGCGAGCTGTACCGGATGATCGTCGAAAGCCGCGCGCTGACGGAAGGCGGCGTGCCTGCCGTGTTTCCGCCCATCGGACTCGAAGCGAACCGCAAGGGCATTCAGCTGGCGATCGACTGGGCGCTCGATCAGAAGATCATTCCGCACCGGCTGAGCGTCGACGAACTGTTCGACGACGTGACGGGCAGCCTGGGCTAA
- a CDS encoding HpcH/HpaI aldolase family protein → MSDTRLNSIIRAFESGKPTFAAFSKLDKQSAIEMSDAPYDGIVFEMEHNPYDVSALGDALQYMLNRKAIAESASVAARVTPIARIPANGAEMNQAFAKQVLDRGVYGVVWPHISTVEQAYNAVASCRYARPKHAPLYEPKGVRGDGPANAARYWGLSTDEYYRKADVWPLAPHGEILVGLMCESTEAIENLDDILSNVPGIGFILIGEGDLSQQLGYPRDYEHPVVADAMRQIVETCRKHNVVVGNPHVNAKNHKRLLEEGYRFLMSAPVKSYGVVGAAREMAGY, encoded by the coding sequence ATGAGCGACACGCGCCTGAACAGCATCATTCGCGCTTTCGAATCCGGCAAGCCCACGTTTGCCGCGTTCTCCAAGCTGGACAAGCAGTCGGCCATCGAGATGAGCGACGCGCCATACGACGGCATCGTCTTCGAGATGGAGCACAACCCGTACGACGTGTCGGCGCTCGGCGATGCGTTGCAGTACATGCTCAACCGCAAGGCGATCGCGGAGTCCGCTTCGGTGGCGGCGCGCGTGACGCCGATCGCCCGCATTCCCGCGAATGGCGCGGAAATGAATCAGGCGTTCGCGAAGCAGGTGCTCGATCGCGGCGTGTATGGCGTGGTGTGGCCGCATATCTCGACCGTCGAGCAGGCGTATAACGCGGTCGCATCGTGCCGCTATGCACGCCCTAAACACGCGCCGTTGTACGAGCCGAAAGGCGTGCGCGGCGATGGTCCCGCGAATGCTGCGCGCTACTGGGGCTTGAGCACCGATGAGTACTACAGGAAAGCCGACGTGTGGCCGCTCGCGCCGCACGGCGAAATTCTCGTCGGCCTGATGTGCGAGAGCACGGAAGCGATCGAGAACCTCGACGATATTCTTTCGAACGTGCCAGGCATCGGCTTCATTCTGATCGGCGAAGGCGATCTCAGCCAGCAACTCGGCTATCCGCGCGATTACGAACATCCCGTCGTGGCCGACGCGATGCGGCAGATCGTCGAGACCTGTCGCAAGCACAACGTCGTGGTCGGCAATCCGCATGTCAACGCAAAGAATCACAAGCGGTTGCTCGAAGAAGGTTATCGCTTCCTGATGTCGGCGCCCGTGAAGAGCTATGGCGTCGTCGGCGCGGCGCGCGAAATGGCGGGGTACTGA